The following are from one region of the Amedibacterium intestinale genome:
- a CDS encoding folate family ECF transporter S component: MHTKQNTLTFMQRIKDSALEIKSVKSLCGCAMLTALHVVISSVRIVISNLLEISFSYLAVGVCAMMYGPLLTGLAGVIADLLNYIVRPSGPFFPGFTINAFVSAFIYGCFLYKKEVTLPRTILCRLTVVIVINLILTPIWLNILYGNALFAMPRIIKNIVMFPIDTALLYITLKTASRISIHKNK; this comes from the coding sequence ATGCATACAAAACAAAATACTCTTACTTTTATGCAGCGCATAAAAGATTCCGCTTTAGAAATAAAAAGTGTTAAATCTTTATGTGGCTGTGCCATGTTAACGGCTTTACATGTGGTTATTTCTTCTGTCAGGATCGTTATCAGTAATCTATTAGAGATTTCATTTAGTTACTTGGCAGTTGGTGTATGTGCCATGATGTATGGTCCATTACTAACTGGACTGGCTGGTGTTATTGCGGATTTATTAAATTATATTGTAAGACCATCTGGACCTTTTTTCCCTGGATTTACCATTAATGCTTTTGTCAGTGCTTTTATTTACGGATGTTTTCTCTACAAAAAAGAGGTTACACTTCCAAGAACCATTTTATGTCGATTAACTGTAGTTATTGTCATTAATCTTATATTAACACCTATCTGGCTTAATATTTTATATGGCAATGCTTTATTTGCTATGCCACGTATCATAAAAAATATAGTGATGTTTCCAATAGATACTGCATTGCTTTATATTACCTTAAAGACTGCATCTAGAATATCTATTCATAAAAATAAATAG
- the purN gene encoding phosphoribosylglycinamide formyltransferase, with product MVKLAIFASGSGTNFENIITTIQNGKLKNAVCELLIVDKEHAYAIERAKKLNIPYLYVNPKAYANKEEYETEILKHLKDKGVQLIVLAGYMRFIGKVLLEAYPKRIINIHPAYLPNFPGAHGIRDAYEAKVSFTGVTVHYVDEGVDTGEIIHQEKIDIDPSWSLDTLEEHVHALEYQMFPGVIQTICEQIEREDTK from the coding sequence ATGGTAAAATTAGCAATCTTTGCAAGTGGAAGTGGTACAAATTTTGAGAATATCATTACTACGATACAAAATGGAAAATTAAAAAATGCAGTATGTGAACTCTTAATTGTAGATAAAGAACATGCTTATGCAATAGAGAGAGCAAAAAAATTAAACATACCTTATCTATATGTAAATCCAAAAGCATATGCAAATAAGGAAGAATATGAAACGGAAATTTTAAAGCATTTAAAAGACAAAGGGGTACAGTTGATTGTATTGGCTGGATATATGCGCTTTATTGGAAAAGTGCTTTTAGAAGCCTATCCAAAAAGAATCATCAATATTCATCCAGCCTATCTTCCAAATTTCCCAGGAGCACATGGAATTCGTGATGCCTATGAGGCTAAAGTTAGCTTCACAGGTGTTACGGTACATTATGTTGATGAAGGAGTAGATACAGGGGAAATCATTCATCAAGAGAAGATTGATATTGATCCTTCCTGGAGTTTAGATACTTTGGAAGAACATGTACATGCACTGGAATATCAAATGTTTCCTGGTGTTATTCAAACCATTTGCGAACAAATAGAAAGAGAGGATACAAAATGA
- the purH gene encoding bifunctional phosphoribosylaminoimidazolecarboxamide formyltransferase/IMP cyclohydrolase: MKRALVSVSDKTGLVEFVSQLCELGYEIISTGGTKKALENAGIQTIGISDVTGFPEIMDGRVKTLHPKVHGALLCVRDNPAHVQALKENEIEYIDLVCVNLYPFKETVLKEGVTHEEIIENIDIGGPSMLRSASKNYRYIPVICDPKDYDKVITELKENGETTLTTREHLAAKVFRHTARYDAMIADYLTNKTEEKFPESITITYDKVQDLRYGENPHQSAAFYKGMNPKYSLANATQLHGKELSYNNIQDGNAAIEILKDFEGQYAAVGVKHMNPCGVGIGNSIEEAWDKAYEADPVSIFGGIVALNDVVSVPLAEKLSKIFLEIIIAPDFEPEAFEILSKKKNIRLMKLDTTLEVNNKLKFTNVNDGMLIQDMDTHQITKEDLRCVTNRKPTEEEIEQLLFAWKVVKHVKSNAIVLVKDNMTIGVGAGQMNRVGSAKIAIEQAGEKAKSSVMGSDAFFPMPDTVEEAVKAGVTAIIQPGGSIKDQLSIDVCNEHGIAMVYTGVRHFKH; this comes from the coding sequence ATGAAAAGAGCATTGGTAAGTGTATCTGATAAAACAGGGCTTGTAGAATTCGTGTCACAGCTTTGTGAATTAGGATATGAAATCATCTCCACAGGAGGTACAAAAAAAGCATTGGAAAATGCAGGAATTCAAACAATAGGAATTTCTGATGTGACAGGATTTCCAGAAATTATGGATGGACGTGTAAAAACCTTACATCCAAAAGTACATGGAGCACTACTATGTGTACGTGATAATCCTGCCCATGTACAGGCATTGAAAGAGAATGAAATCGAATATATTGACTTGGTATGTGTAAACTTATATCCATTTAAAGAAACGGTGTTAAAAGAAGGAGTAACACACGAGGAAATCATTGAAAACATTGATATCGGTGGTCCAAGCATGTTAAGAAGTGCATCAAAAAACTATCGTTATATACCGGTTATATGTGATCCCAAAGATTATGATAAAGTAATTACAGAATTAAAAGAAAATGGAGAAACTACTTTAACAACAAGAGAACATCTTGCCGCAAAAGTATTCCGTCATACAGCTCGCTATGATGCGATGATTGCGGATTATCTAACAAACAAAACAGAAGAAAAATTTCCTGAATCTATTACTATTACATACGATAAAGTACAAGATCTTCGTTATGGAGAAAACCCACACCAAAGTGCTGCTTTCTATAAAGGAATGAATCCAAAATATTCTTTAGCAAACGCAACACAGTTACATGGAAAAGAATTATCTTATAATAATATTCAGGATGGAAATGCTGCGATTGAAATCTTAAAAGATTTTGAAGGACAGTATGCTGCTGTTGGTGTAAAACATATGAATCCATGTGGTGTTGGAATTGGAAACAGCATTGAAGAAGCATGGGATAAAGCATATGAAGCAGATCCTGTTTCAATTTTTGGTGGAATTGTTGCGTTAAATGATGTGGTAAGTGTACCTCTTGCGGAAAAATTATCAAAGATTTTCCTTGAAATTATTATTGCGCCTGATTTTGAACCAGAAGCATTTGAAATCTTATCCAAAAAGAAAAATATTCGCTTGATGAAATTGGATACAACATTGGAAGTAAACAACAAATTGAAATTTACAAATGTAAATGATGGTATGTTAATCCAGGATATGGATACTCACCAAATTACAAAAGAAGATTTGCGTTGTGTAACGAATCGTAAACCTACAGAAGAAGAAATCGAACAGCTTTTATTCGCATGGAAAGTTGTAAAACATGTGAAGTCGAATGCAATCGTACTTGTAAAAGACAATATGACAATTGGTGTTGGTGCTGGACAGATGAATCGTGTAGGTTCTGCGAAGATTGCGATCGAACAGGCTGGTGAAAAAGCAAAAAGTTCTGTTATGGGATCTGATGCTTTCTTCCCAATGCCAGATACTGTAGAAGAAGCAGTAAAAGCAGGTGTTACTGCTATCATTCAGCCAGGTGGTTCTATTAAAGATCAGTTGTCAATCGATGTATGTAACGAACATGGTATTGCCATGGTATATACAGGAGTAAGACATTTTAAACATTAA
- the purM gene encoding phosphoribosylformylglycinamidine cyclo-ligase, producing MSDKYRESGVDLEAGYESVRLIKSHVARTKVKGAIDSIGAFGGMFDLSMLNMKEPVLVSGTDGVGTKLMIAFEMDKHDTVGIDAVAMCVNDVLVQGAAPIFFLDYLAVGKNEPKKIEQLVKGVADGCVQAQCALIGGETAEMPDMYDVKHYDIAGFCVGAVDKCNLLDGQKIEAGQVLIGLPSSGVHSNGFSLIRKVLLKDAKLDLHKEYEELGGEKLGDVLLTPTKIYVKAIKHLLGKVDIKGMSHITGGGFYENVPRMLKEGQGVSIDLNSYPHKPIFDMIARYGNIETKEMCNVFNMGIGFIMAVDKEDVEKVQSLLAEINEESYVIGEVTNSGSVDLTW from the coding sequence ATGAGTGATAAATATAGAGAATCTGGTGTAGATTTAGAAGCAGGTTATGAGTCTGTTCGACTAATCAAAAGCCATGTGGCAAGAACAAAGGTAAAAGGTGCTATCGATTCTATCGGGGCATTTGGTGGAATGTTTGACTTGTCTATGTTGAATATGAAAGAACCTGTATTGGTATCTGGTACAGATGGAGTAGGTACAAAACTGATGATTGCCTTTGAAATGGATAAACATGATACCGTAGGAATTGATGCAGTCGCTATGTGTGTAAATGATGTATTGGTACAAGGTGCTGCACCAATCTTCTTCCTTGACTATTTAGCAGTCGGGAAAAATGAACCTAAAAAAATTGAACAGCTGGTAAAAGGTGTTGCGGATGGATGTGTACAGGCGCAGTGTGCTTTAATTGGTGGAGAAACAGCAGAAATGCCAGATATGTACGATGTGAAACATTATGATATTGCAGGTTTCTGTGTAGGTGCTGTTGATAAATGCAATCTTTTAGATGGACAGAAAATTGAAGCTGGTCAAGTATTGATTGGTCTTCCAAGTTCAGGGGTACACTCTAATGGGTTCTCCTTAATTCGTAAAGTATTATTAAAAGATGCAAAACTAGATTTACATAAAGAATACGAAGAATTGGGTGGAGAAAAACTGGGAGATGTATTATTAACACCAACAAAAATTTATGTAAAAGCAATCAAACACTTGCTTGGTAAAGTAGATATCAAAGGAATGAGCCACATTACAGGTGGAGGTTTCTATGAAAATGTACCAAGAATGTTGAAAGAAGGACAAGGGGTAAGTATTGATTTAAACTCTTATCCTCATAAGCCAATCTTTGATATGATTGCAAGATATGGAAATATTGAAACAAAAGAAATGTGCAATGTATTCAATATGGGTATTGGATTCATTATGGCTGTAGATAAAGAAGATGTAGAAAAAGTGCAGAGTTTACTAGCTGAAATCAATGAAGAATCTTATGTCATTGGTGAAGTAACAAATAGTGGCAGTGTGGATTTAACATGGTAA
- the pta gene encoding phosphate acetyltransferase yields MFHALKEKIKGKGTRIVFTGGSDQRVIEAAIRLKKENILEPILLGNREEILYAAKGKGFDVEGIELLDPKEYHSIDKMVKRVVELRRGKLDEKMAYEECLKPNFFGTMYVEMGYADGLLGGATYSTADTIRPALQLIRTKAGNSIVSSCFIMLKEGIEPLVMADCSINIDPTIDNVVEIALQTAETARQFGIEPRMGLLSYSTLGSAKGTSVEKMQEASKRLKRISLDFEVEGELQFDCAIVPEVAKLKAPKSRIAGNVNTFIFPNIDAGNIGYKIAARLGEYEAVGPILQGLNAPINDLSRGCNAEEVYKMAMITAAQKYMNKEEA; encoded by the coding sequence ATGTTTCATGCGCTAAAAGAAAAAATTAAAGGAAAAGGAACAAGAATCGTATTTACAGGAGGAAGTGATCAACGTGTTATTGAAGCGGCCATTCGTTTAAAAAAAGAGAATATTCTTGAGCCGATACTACTAGGAAATCGTGAAGAAATTTTGTATGCCGCAAAGGGGAAAGGATTTGATGTAGAAGGAATTGAACTACTAGATCCAAAAGAGTATCATTCTATAGATAAAATGGTAAAGCGTGTAGTTGAACTTCGAAGAGGAAAATTGGATGAGAAAATGGCTTACGAAGAATGTCTAAAACCCAATTTTTTTGGAACGATGTATGTAGAAATGGGATATGCTGATGGATTATTAGGCGGGGCAACTTATTCCACAGCCGATACGATTCGACCTGCATTGCAGCTGATACGTACAAAAGCGGGGAATTCTATTGTATCCAGCTGTTTCATTATGTTGAAAGAAGGAATAGAGCCATTGGTCATGGCGGATTGTTCAATTAATATTGATCCTACGATTGATAATGTTGTAGAAATTGCATTGCAGACGGCAGAAACAGCACGTCAGTTTGGAATTGAACCGCGTATGGGACTGTTATCCTATTCAACTTTAGGTTCTGCAAAAGGTACAAGTGTAGAAAAAATGCAGGAAGCATCAAAACGTTTAAAAAGAATTTCCCTGGACTTTGAAGTAGAAGGAGAACTACAATTTGACTGTGCAATTGTTCCAGAGGTCGCAAAACTGAAGGCACCAAAATCAAGAATTGCAGGAAACGTTAACACGTTTATTTTTCCTAATATTGATGCAGGAAATATTGGGTATAAGATTGCGGCACGCTTAGGAGAGTATGAAGCAGTTGGACCAATCCTTCAAGGATTAAATGCACCAATTAATGACTTATCAAGAGGCTGTAATGCAGAAGAGGTATATAAGATGGCAATGATTACAGCTGCACAAAAATATATGAATAAAGAAGAAGCATAA
- a CDS encoding penicillin-binding transpeptidase domain-containing protein, protein MENNRKKGIVIAGIVIALLVIAGSAFFFLTNKPSPKKTFEEFAGLLEEGKYEEMYTYLSKDAKANWAKDDFVKRYNNIFRGIEANNIEINVTDEKDGIVTYEESIQTMAGKISFTHEANLVEEKDDTSSYKVDWNSTYVFPELADSDYVSVQTEKGKRGTIEDRNGTALATEGTVYSVGMVAGPKATQGTQKKLAEIVSIDEDSIKQAMDAGWVQEGMFVPVKTISEKDKNAISQELGNLEGVSVQESTGRIYPYGEMLAHVTGYVQNVTAEDLEKHKGKGYTSSSVIGKSGLEAVYEDKLKANDGAVIFIYDQNGNVKKEIAKKEAKNGQNIRTTIDLNTQKLVYEQLKKDAGSSVVMNSKTGEVLALVSTPSYDPQDFALGMDTKTWNALNENKDHPLMNRITSVYTPGSTFKMISAAIGLDSKTIDENTAIEKVEKWQKDKSWGNNYVTTTEQYTEPSNLKNALIYSDNIYFAQLADKIGSKTYISYLDTFGFNKKLNFELGVQQSTYGDKMEDIQKLCATGYGQGDLQISPLHLTSIYTSLVNDGTILQPYLVYSNNETKTMVKNAYSKEAANIVYKDLQATMNHYGSNPTNAAGKTGTAEIDNGKETIGWVSAVNENIAITMMVDKTKDKGYSQYVLPKVQKILTEVK, encoded by the coding sequence ATGGAAAATAATCGAAAAAAAGGGATAGTGATTGCTGGTATTGTCATTGCTTTGCTTGTTATTGCAGGAAGTGCATTCTTCTTTTTAACAAATAAACCAAGTCCAAAGAAAACATTTGAAGAATTTGCTGGCTTACTAGAAGAGGGAAAATATGAAGAAATGTATACATATTTAAGTAAAGATGCAAAAGCAAATTGGGCAAAAGATGATTTTGTAAAACGTTATAATAATATCTTTCGTGGAATTGAGGCAAACAATATAGAAATTAACGTAACAGATGAGAAAGATGGTATTGTAACGTATGAAGAATCTATACAGACAATGGCAGGAAAAATTTCTTTTACACATGAAGCTAATTTAGTAGAAGAAAAAGATGATACTAGTAGTTATAAGGTAGATTGGAACAGTACTTATGTATTTCCAGAACTTGCGGATAGTGACTATGTAAGTGTACAGACAGAAAAAGGAAAACGTGGAACGATTGAAGATCGAAATGGAACAGCTTTGGCAACGGAGGGAACTGTGTATTCTGTTGGTATGGTAGCCGGACCTAAGGCTACGCAAGGTACACAGAAAAAACTGGCAGAGATTGTTTCAATTGATGAAGATTCTATTAAACAGGCAATGGATGCAGGTTGGGTACAGGAAGGAATGTTTGTTCCTGTAAAAACAATTTCTGAAAAAGATAAAAACGCGATTTCTCAAGAATTAGGTAACTTAGAAGGTGTTTCTGTTCAGGAAAGTACAGGACGTATATATCCATATGGAGAAATGCTGGCGCATGTTACAGGATATGTCCAAAATGTAACTGCAGAAGATTTAGAGAAACATAAAGGAAAAGGCTATACTTCAAGTAGTGTAATTGGGAAAAGCGGTTTAGAAGCTGTTTATGAAGATAAGTTAAAAGCAAACGATGGTGCTGTGATTTTCATTTATGATCAAAATGGAAATGTAAAAAAGGAAATCGCAAAAAAAGAAGCTAAAAATGGGCAAAATATTCGTACAACCATTGATTTGAATACACAGAAACTTGTATACGAACAATTAAAAAAAGATGCAGGAAGCAGTGTTGTCATGAATTCAAAAACAGGGGAAGTATTAGCACTTGTAAGTACTCCTTCCTATGACCCGCAAGATTTTGCATTAGGTATGGATACAAAAACATGGAATGCATTAAATGAAAATAAAGATCATCCTTTAATGAATCGTATAACTTCTGTATATACACCAGGTTCTACATTTAAAATGATAAGTGCAGCTATAGGTCTAGATAGTAAAACAATTGATGAAAATACAGCCATTGAAAAAGTAGAGAAATGGCAAAAAGACAAAAGCTGGGGAAATAATTATGTAACAACTACAGAACAATATACGGAACCAAGCAATTTAAAAAATGCTTTGATTTATTCTGATAATATTTATTTTGCACAGCTGGCTGATAAGATTGGAAGTAAAACTTATATTTCCTATTTGGATACATTCGGTTTTAATAAAAAATTAAACTTTGAACTTGGTGTCCAGCAATCTACTTATGGGGATAAGATGGAAGATATACAGAAATTATGTGCAACAGGATATGGACAAGGAGATTTGCAGATTTCTCCTCTTCATCTAACAAGTATCTACACTTCTCTTGTAAATGATGGAACCATTCTTCAGCCATATTTGGTATATAGTAATAACGAAACAAAAACAATGGTAAAGAATGCCTACAGTAAAGAAGCGGCAAATATCGTATACAAAGACTTGCAGGCAACGATGAATCATTATGGAAGTAATCCAACCAATGCAGCCGGAAAAACAGGAACAGCTGAAATTGATAATGGAAAAGAAACTATCGGATGGGTAAGTGCAGTAAATGAAAATATCGCAATTACAATGATGGTAGATAAAACAAAAGATAAAGGGTATAGCCAGTATGTTCTTCCAAAAGTACAAAAGATTTTGACAGAAGTTAAATAA
- the pta gene encoding phosphate acetyltransferase, with protein MINALKEKIKGKGTRIVFTEGSDPRILEAAVRLHKEKVVEPVLLGNRAEIIGSAQAEGFDIEGIEMLDPAEYKNMNMMVKRVVELRKGKMDEAAAREACLKTNFFGTMYVELGCADGLLGGATYSTADTVRPALQLVKTRPGNSIVSSCFIMMKEGEETLVMGDCSINIDPSADDLVEITLQTAHTVRQFGIEPRIGLLSYSTLGSAKGTSVEKVKEASTRLKRMPLDFGVEGEVQFDCAVAPEVASLKAPNSTVAGKINTFIFPNIDAGNIGYKIAARLGGYEAIGPILQGLNAPINDLSRGCNAEEVYKMAIVTAAQKYMDI; from the coding sequence ATGATTAACGCACTTAAAGAAAAAATCAAGGGGAAAGGAACAAGAATCGTTTTTACAGAAGGTTCTGATCCACGTATCTTAGAAGCCGCTGTTCGTTTACATAAAGAAAAAGTTGTAGAACCAGTATTATTGGGAAATCGTGCAGAAATTATTGGTTCTGCACAGGCTGAAGGATTTGATATTGAAGGGATTGAAATGTTAGATCCAGCTGAATACAAAAACATGAATATGATGGTAAAACGCGTAGTTGAATTACGTAAAGGAAAAATGGATGAAGCTGCAGCACGTGAAGCATGTCTAAAAACAAATTTCTTCGGGACAATGTATGTTGAATTAGGATGTGCTGATGGATTGCTTGGTGGAGCTACTTATTCTACAGCAGATACAGTTCGTCCAGCACTTCAGTTAGTAAAAACAAGACCTGGAAACTCTATTGTATCTAGCTGCTTCATTATGATGAAAGAAGGAGAAGAAACACTTGTTATGGGTGACTGCTCAATCAACATTGATCCAAGTGCAGATGATTTGGTAGAAATTACACTACAGACGGCTCATACTGTACGTCAGTTTGGAATTGAACCACGTATTGGTTTATTATCATATTCAACATTAGGTTCTGCAAAAGGTACAAGTGTAGAGAAAGTAAAAGAAGCATCTACTCGTTTAAAACGTATGCCTTTAGATTTCGGTGTTGAAGGAGAAGTTCAGTTCGACTGTGCAGTAGCTCCTGAAGTAGCAAGCTTAAAAGCTCCAAACTCTACAGTAGCAGGAAAAATCAATACTTTTATTTTCCCAAATATCGATGCAGGAAATATTGGGTATAAAATTGCTGCTCGTTTAGGTGGATATGAAGCTATTGGACCAATCCTACAGGGATTAAATGCACCAATTAACGACTTGTCTCGTGGATGTAATGCAGAAGAAGTTTACAAAATGGCAATCGTTACAGCTGCTCAGAAATACATGGATATTTAA
- a CDS encoding RpnC/YadD family protein, whose amino-acid sequence MYSEKDKVYPNMLSIYHDIGIDKQYSYFIMKMDISYLSFINIISDQEVSKEELMNMGKQDIALKSYFKNNDRFADLINTGIYNGIQVVKPDDLEELDTDSSLYIHTQGMKIPLARVRDVIRKSAGDCEYVIYGVENQSSIHYAMPLRVMMYDTLTYEAECRQFVNTRRNRKDSEYLSKMRKNDRIHPVFTLVIYYGEAPWDGARSLKDMMVDMPKWMEKRFNDYPMKLLEIGTCRNTFQNQDIFNFIKIIQLLYSDKVEELQRYYANIKVGRDTAELVGTITENEEILNYVKEHKDEEEINMCEATKRWEQRWTRKITDGFINMMGVRKEGEENLAPEEAIKRLKSEGEKKGIAKEKIEIAQKMQEKGYSTKEIEELTGILLH is encoded by the coding sequence ATGTATAGTGAAAAGGATAAAGTGTATCCAAACATGCTTTCCATATATCACGATATCGGTATAGACAAACAATATTCTTATTTTATAATGAAGATGGATATCTCTTATCTTTCCTTCATCAATATTATATCCGATCAAGAAGTATCAAAAGAGGAGCTGATGAATATGGGAAAACAGGATATCGCACTAAAATCTTATTTCAAAAATAATGATCGCTTTGCGGATTTAATTAACACAGGCATATACAATGGCATACAGGTTGTTAAACCTGATGATTTGGAAGAACTTGATACGGATTCATCGCTGTATATCCATACGCAGGGGATGAAGATTCCCCTTGCAAGAGTAAGAGATGTTATCCGAAAATCTGCAGGAGATTGTGAATATGTGATTTATGGGGTTGAAAATCAATCCAGTATCCATTATGCAATGCCTTTGCGTGTGATGATGTATGATACTTTGACCTATGAAGCAGAATGCAGACAGTTTGTAAATACGAGAAGAAACAGGAAAGACAGTGAATATCTTTCTAAAATGCGTAAAAATGATCGTATTCATCCAGTATTTACACTAGTCATATATTATGGAGAAGCACCATGGGATGGGGCAAGAAGTCTGAAAGACATGATGGTGGATATGCCGAAATGGATGGAAAAAAGATTCAATGACTATCCTATGAAGCTGCTGGAAATAGGAACCTGCAGAAATACATTTCAAAATCAGGATATCTTTAATTTCATAAAGATTATACAGCTTTTATACAGTGACAAAGTAGAAGAACTGCAAAGGTATTATGCGAATATAAAAGTAGGAAGAGATACAGCAGAACTGGTAGGAACGATAACGGAAAATGAAGAAATATTAAACTATGTAAAAGAACATAAAGATGAGGAGGAAATCAACATGTGTGAAGCAACGAAGAGATGGGAACAAAGATGGACACGAAAAATTACAGATGGATTCATCAATATGATGGGAGTTAGAAAAGAAGGAGAAGAAAATCTTGCTCCTGAAGAGGCTATTAAAAGATTAAAAAGTGAAGGCGAAAAAAAAGGCATAGCGAAAGAGAAAATAGAAATAGCACAGAAAATGCAGGAAAAAGGATATTCGACGAAAGAAATAGAAGAACTAACAGGAATACTTTTGCATTAA
- a CDS encoding tetratricopeptide repeat-containing glycosyltransferase family 2 protein, which yields MNTISVCMIVKDEEAVLKRCLLCVKQFADEIIIVDTGSMDSTKEIAKRYTDNIYDFPWNHDFSKARNFSFSKASMDYIFWLDADDVINKEDCEKILSLKKELHHDVAAVMMKYVVSVDENNRPLSYFYRERMVKRENGLEWLGIVHECLNIKGNIVYSPIKIFHDPKKKKDVSRNLALYEKQKEKNITFSARDLYYYGRELYEHKEYQKALSVLKQVLEKDTWIEYKIGTCEILGMIYQILKDKENALLMYFQSFLYDEPRAEICCCIGECFMHYEEYKKAVFWYQLALKRNRKDREGAFIREDCYGFLPSIQLCVCYWMLHDKEKSSYYHTLSKIYRPKHPAVLYNEKIFQ from the coding sequence ATGAATACGATTAGTGTATGCATGATAGTAAAAGATGAGGAGGCAGTGCTAAAACGCTGCCTTCTATGTGTAAAACAATTTGCGGATGAAATCATCATTGTAGATACAGGAAGTATGGACTCTACAAAAGAAATTGCGAAACGATATACCGATAATATTTATGATTTTCCATGGAATCATGATTTTAGTAAAGCAAGAAACTTTTCTTTTTCAAAAGCAAGTATGGACTATATATTTTGGCTTGATGCAGATGATGTTATCAACAAAGAAGACTGTGAAAAAATCCTTAGTTTAAAAAAAGAACTGCATCATGATGTAGCTGCAGTAATGATGAAATATGTGGTATCCGTAGATGAAAACAATCGTCCTTTATCTTATTTTTATCGGGAAAGGATGGTAAAAAGAGAAAATGGATTGGAATGGCTAGGAATTGTACATGAATGTTTAAATATAAAAGGAAATATTGTATATAGCCCTATTAAAATCTTTCATGATCCTAAAAAGAAAAAAGATGTATCACGTAATCTTGCTTTATATGAAAAGCAAAAAGAAAAGAATATTACGTTTAGCGCAAGAGATTTATATTATTATGGCAGAGAGCTTTATGAACATAAAGAATATCAAAAAGCTCTATCTGTATTAAAACAGGTACTTGAAAAAGATACATGGATAGAATATAAGATTGGTACCTGTGAAATATTAGGGATGATTTATCAAATATTAAAAGATAAAGAAAATGCACTTTTGATGTATTTTCAAAGTTTTCTATATGATGAACCAAGGGCAGAAATATGCTGCTGTATTGGCGAATGTTTCATGCATTATGAGGAATATAAGAAAGCTGTTTTCTGGTATCAGCTCGCTTTAAAAAGAAATCGTAAAGATAGAGAAGGTGCTTTTATTAGAGAAGATTGTTATGGATTCTTACCTTCAATACAGTTATGCGTTTGTTACTGGATGTTACATGATAAAGAAAAATCCTCCTATTATCATACATTATCTAAAATTTATCGCCCTAAACATCCTGCTGTTTTATATAATGAAAAGATATTTCAGTAA
- a CDS encoding collagen-like protein: MRNNYYDDDMCDYDFMNDCDCRCNRECDDHLEEKRGPRGEQGPRGLQGMQGKEGLPGPRGPQGVTGPQGPIGPQGITGPRGAQGEMGPTGPMGPQGPRGPEGPKCEVSFAAGSLYTMKDMEICPNEAVRFECSNILDGFSVSEDGDALIARKEGLYLIQYSITIDHLEGCEGVFMLTINHECLEESRQPVISECSVVSGSALVRLKDEDCIQLCFDGDQPGISCSYCDCTNAMLSVVQIC; encoded by the coding sequence ATGCGAAACAATTATTATGACGATGATATGTGTGATTATGATTTTATGAATGATTGTGATTGCAGATGCAATCGAGAATGTGATGATCATCTAGAAGAAAAAAGAGGTCCAAGAGGGGAACAAGGTCCTAGAGGATTGCAGGGTATGCAGGGAAAGGAAGGTTTGCCTGGACCAAGAGGTCCACAGGGAGTAACAGGCCCACAAGGACCAATAGGCCCTCAAGGAATTACGGGTCCTAGAGGAGCACAGGGTGAAATGGGACCAACAGGACCTATGGGGCCACAAGGTCCAAGAGGACCAGAAGGACCAAAATGTGAAGTTTCTTTTGCGGCAGGAAGTTTATATACGATGAAGGATATGGAAATATGTCCAAATGAAGCTGTACGTTTTGAATGCAGCAATATTTTAGATGGATTTTCTGTAAGTGAAGATGGAGATGCCTTGATCGCAAGAAAAGAAGGATTATATTTAATTCAATACAGTATTACAATTGATCATTTGGAAGGCTGTGAAGGTGTATTCATGTTAACGATAAATCATGAATGTCTAGAAGAATCACGTCAGCCAGTTATATCTGAATGCAGTGTTGTAAGTGGAAGTGCACTTGTTCGTTTAAAAGATGAAGACTGCATCCAGTTATGCTTTGATGGAGATCAGCCAGGTATCAGCTGCAGCTATTGTGATTGCACAAATGCAATGTTAAGTGTTGTACAGATTTGTTAG